A region from the Halomarina litorea genome encodes:
- a CDS encoding 30S ribosomal protein S8: MVDNDPLSSALSGLNNAESVGHLSQTVSPASNIIGSVLEVFYDRGYIDGFQFVEDGRAGKFEVELKGAINECGPVKPRYSARAGEYEKWEKRFLPARDYGTLIVSTSEGIMSHYEAREAGVGGQVIAYVY; encoded by the coding sequence ACTCTCGGGGCTCAACAATGCCGAGAGCGTCGGACATCTGAGTCAGACGGTATCGCCCGCCTCGAACATCATCGGCTCCGTACTCGAGGTCTTCTACGACCGCGGGTACATCGACGGCTTCCAGTTCGTGGAGGACGGTCGAGCCGGGAAGTTCGAGGTCGAACTGAAAGGTGCCATCAACGAGTGTGGCCCCGTCAAGCCGCGGTACTCCGCCCGAGCCGGCGAGTACGAGAAGTGGGAGAAGCGGTTCCTCCCCGCACGCGACTACGGGACCCTCATCGTCTCCACCTCGGAGGGCATCATGAGCCACTACGAGGCCCGCGAGGCGGGCGTCGGTGGCCAGGTAATCGCATACGTCTACTAA